Part of the Faecalibacterium duncaniae genome, GGTCAGCCGCCGCCGACACATCTGTGTGGTGGCTGTGGAGATCACAGACGAGACCGACACCCTGTTATTTTCCAGCACCTTTTCCATGTACTGTATCAGCGCCGAGGGCTGACTGCTCTTTCTTCCCCGCACTGCGCACGTTTTGCGTGCCGGTGCGGGGCTTTTTTATTGTGCGGCGTATTCTGTCAGCGGCCCGCAGCTCTCCCTGGGAACATACTCGATCGGCAGCAGTCGGCTTTCCGGCGTGGCAATCCGACCGTCCAGCTGCCCCAGCACCAGCTGGATACACTCCCGCGCCATATCCTCCATGGGCAGATAGACCACGCTCAGGCTCGGGATCGAAAAAGCATCGGATTCCTCCGGGCCGTTGCCTACAGCGATCAGCCGGGGCAGCTTTTCGCCGATATATCCGGCCTCACAAAAAGCCCGCAACGCACCATGCGCAATGGCCGAGGAACCGCAGAACACTGCGTCCGGCAGCTGCTGCTTCCACTCATGCCGCAGCCGATGCGAAACCGCCTCGTAACCGCCTCGTATGCTGTTATCACAATACCGGTTGGCCAGGATCGTCAACCCGTGTTGCTCCCCTTCCAGCCGGAACCCATGCATCCGGTTTTCCATCCCCTCAAAGACCGGGCTGCTCGTCAGAACTGCCGCCGTCTTGCATCCCTGATCGGCAAAAGCCCGCGCCGCCAGAGCACCCATCTTCAGATCATCCACATTGACGCTGCAATACCCATTGCAAACACGGTTGTACAGTACCACCGGGATTGGCAGCTGCGTGTCCTCCAAAAACTGCAGGTCCGCATAGGACGCATTGCAGATGATGGCCGCATGGCAGTTTGCGCCACTGGTCAGTGCCTCGCTTTCCTTCAGGTGGTCGTTGACATACGGATAGATGACCAGCCGCACCGGACGTGCTGTTTTTTCGATCTCGGCCCGCAGACCATCCCAGAAGCGGAGCATCATGCTGGCTCGGAAATCCTGTGCCCAGAACATGGCCACCACCAGCTCATTGGCACCGCTGCCGCCCCGCAGACTCCGGGCGGCCATATTGGGCTGGTAGCCAAGCCGTGCCGCCGCCGCAAAAATTTTTTCCTGCGTGGCCGTGCTGATCTTCCGCTCTGCCGCCTTGCCGCCCAAAACAATGCTGACCGTACTGGACGAGATCCCGACCTCCTGCGCGATCTGCTTGATCGTAACCATGCTCTTCCCCACCTTTTTCTGATATCAGGTTTATTGTACCCGTTTCCCCGTATCTTGACAAGCCAAAAAAGCCTCTCCAATCTCAAACCAGCCGT contains:
- a CDS encoding LacI family DNA-binding transcriptional regulator, coding for MVTIKQIAQEVGISSSTVSIVLGGKAAERKISTATQEKIFAAAARLGYQPNMAARSLRGGSGANELVVAMFWAQDFRASMMLRFWDGLRAEIEKTARPVRLVIYPYVNDHLKESEALTSGANCHAAIICNASYADLQFLEDTQLPIPVVLYNRVCNGYCSVNVDDLKMGALAARAFADQGCKTAAVLTSSPVFEGMENRMHGFRLEGEQHGLTILANRYCDNSIRGGYEAVSHRLRHEWKQQLPDAVFCGSSAIAHGALRAFCEAGYIGEKLPRLIAVGNGPEESDAFSIPSLSVVYLPMEDMARECIQLVLGQLDGRIATPESRLLPIEYVPRESCGPLTEYAAQ